From Candidatus Hydrogenedentota bacterium, a single genomic window includes:
- a CDS encoding LysM peptidoglycan-binding domain-containing protein encodes MPEATRNTVFGRSRRQRPPFLPHGLFPLCFAAGLLLVTGCASTGFHDVVHFKPAPPERVGACELEPVEPVGMPADGRVFSPVVIPEPLPGPVLAEVDELCNGYPKTFQRGLDRASKYEAELRRRFREAGLPEDLVWLAMVESMFQPKVNSPAGAGGMWQFMPATGRRYNLRMDSYVDERYNVSKSTTAAIEYLKYLHDYFEGSWELAITAYNMGEGGLSRAVMANGGDRNFWTLIETPPASDRMKQESKKYYPRMLAYILVNRDLDKYGFSRGTEPPDNVIQVPVEGMYPLARLDDALGYAPGTLARLNPDLLRDVTPPARVHEVSVPVNDRDRFLAALQSVPAVTPSAREVLAAAPATGARTHTVRRGESVAQIARKYGVSEKELMRVNKIKSPRNLMANQRLVIPGGGPARGGELQTAMTAPRPEKSAAASKPEKAPAAPPAVSATYKVKKGDTLGIIAKRHGVTPAELQQWNKLGKSTVIREGQSLVVGFAPAAAPAPEPVREKVRQHVVKPGEYPAVIARMYEISLDNLLQWNNLGRNSTIKAGDRLVVAMDAAPAGAVTASAEEQAPKASAQKQSASAEIITARHVVQRGETAGSIASRHGVPLNSLLADNNLTAKSVLKAGQELKVRKAAAGGAEKAPATARMTQAENTQGQKIAHKVAPGQNPTSIARQYGVRVDDIFKWNEWSKAPVLKVGDTVTVFRKP; translated from the coding sequence ATGCCCGAGGCAACACGGAACACGGTCTTCGGCCGTTCACGCAGGCAACGCCCCCCATTCCTACCGCACGGTCTTTTCCCCCTTTGCTTCGCGGCCGGCCTGCTGCTTGTGACTGGGTGCGCCAGCACGGGCTTTCATGATGTGGTCCATTTCAAGCCCGCCCCCCCCGAACGGGTGGGGGCCTGCGAGTTGGAGCCCGTGGAGCCGGTGGGCATGCCCGCCGACGGGCGGGTGTTCTCGCCGGTGGTGATCCCCGAACCCCTTCCCGGGCCGGTGCTCGCGGAGGTGGACGAGCTGTGCAACGGGTATCCGAAGACCTTCCAGCGGGGTCTCGACCGCGCGTCGAAATACGAGGCGGAGCTTCGGCGGCGTTTCCGCGAGGCGGGCCTTCCGGAGGACCTGGTGTGGCTGGCCATGGTCGAAAGCATGTTTCAGCCGAAGGTGAACTCGCCCGCCGGGGCGGGCGGCATGTGGCAGTTCATGCCCGCCACGGGCCGGCGGTACAACCTGCGCATGGACAGTTATGTGGACGAGCGCTACAATGTCTCCAAATCCACCACGGCGGCCATTGAATACTTGAAATATCTGCACGATTATTTCGAGGGGAGCTGGGAGCTCGCCATTACGGCCTATAACATGGGCGAGGGCGGGCTGAGCCGCGCGGTGATGGCAAACGGGGGGGACCGCAACTTCTGGACTCTCATCGAGACGCCGCCCGCGAGCGACCGCATGAAACAGGAGTCAAAAAAGTATTACCCGCGCATGCTGGCCTACATTTTGGTCAACCGCGACCTGGACAAGTACGGTTTCAGCCGGGGAACCGAGCCGCCGGACAATGTGATTCAGGTGCCGGTCGAGGGGATGTATCCCCTGGCGCGGCTGGATGACGCCCTGGGTTACGCCCCCGGCACGCTGGCGCGCCTGAATCCTGATCTGCTCCGGGACGTGACCCCGCCGGCGCGCGTCCATGAGGTTTCTGTTCCCGTAAACGACCGGGACCGCTTTTTGGCTGCATTGCAGTCGGTGCCCGCCGTGACCCCCTCGGCCCGCGAGGTGCTTGCCGCCGCCCCTGCGACGGGCGCCCGCACCCACACGGTGCGCCGCGGCGAGTCGGTAGCCCAGATTGCCCGCAAGTACGGAGTTTCCGAAAAGGAACTGATGCGGGTCAACAAAATCAAGTCTCCGCGAAATCTGATGGCGAACCAGCGTCTGGTCATTCCCGGCGGGGGACCCGCCCGGGGCGGCGAACTTCAGACGGCCATGACGGCGCCGCGTCCGGAGAAGTCGGCCGCCGCGTCCAAGCCTGAAAAGGCGCCCGCCGCGCCGCCGGCGGTTTCCGCCACCTACAAGGTGAAAAAAGGCGACACCCTGGGCATCATTGCCAAGCGCCATGGGGTCACCCCCGCCGAGTTGCAGCAGTGGAACAAACTCGGGAAAAGCACTGTAATCCGCGAGGGGCAGTCCCTTGTGGTGGGGTTTGCGCCCGCCGCCGCCCCGGCCCCCGAACCCGTGCGGGAAAAGGTGCGCCAGCATGTGGTGAAGCCGGGCGAATACCCCGCCGTCATCGCCCGCATGTACGAGATATCCCTGGACAACCTGCTCCAGTGGAACAATTTGGGCAGGAATTCCACCATCAAGGCCGGTGACCGGCTGGTTGTCGCCATGGACGCCGCGCCCGCCGGGGCGGTGACGGCATCCGCAGAAGAGCAGGCGCCGAAAGCGTCGGCGCAGAAACAGTCCGCGTCGGCGGAAATCATCACCGCCAGGCATGTGGTGCAGCGCGGAGAGACCGCCGGTTCCATCGCGTCCAGGCATGGCGTTCCCCTCAACAGCCTGCTTGCGGACAACAACCTTACGGCCAAGTCCGTCCTGAAAGCGGGCCAGGAGCTCAAGGTCCGCAAGGCGGCGGCGGGCGGTGCGGAGAAGGCGCCGGCCACGGCGCGGATGACCCAGGCGGAGAACACCCAGGGCCAGAAAATCGCGCACAAGGTCGCCCCAGGCCAGAACCCCACCTCCATTGCCCGGCAGTACGGCGTGCGGGTGGACGACATTTTCAAGTGGAACGAGTGGTCCAAGGCGCCTGTCCTGAAAGTGGGGGACACGGTGACTGTTTTCAGGAAACCCTAA
- a CDS encoding aminotransferase class V-fold PLP-dependent enzyme, producing the protein MIMPMLPRRWADVLPGEWKRLRRGTAPLELVGAAVVAEWEECVARFLGVPRVAALSSPGRGLRLVFEHLRLGPGDEVIVPAYGSRRVVEAVQAAGAAAVPAEVSLETFHVTPASVSARLSPRTRAIVVSHLFGAPAPVDEIVELAGQRGIPVIEDCAEALGARIGGRRAGAVGYAGVFGLGLFDPVNTHGGALVASHDTDLVRFIHGRVAELPHNHTVLAGRIAAARRERFLVGSGLAWPLLALRAGQVDGEEDGAGDSAEPASYAPVQAALGMTKLATLPERLAHRRRMAALLDSLLDPSVRLQRVPSGAESVWSRCVVLLPRRAETVRRRMLPRRAVESAAGDAVAADCARLLGRADCPNAVDLHPNILALPFFDAVTPGQIRRAARALNASLAG; encoded by the coding sequence ATGATTATGCCGATGCTGCCCCGGCGTTGGGCGGATGTCCTGCCGGGGGAATGGAAACGGCTGCGGCGCGGCACGGCACCGCTGGAACTGGTCGGGGCCGCCGTGGTGGCCGAGTGGGAGGAGTGCGTGGCGCGGTTTCTGGGCGTGCCCCGCGTTGCGGCGCTGTCCTCTCCGGGGCGCGGGCTGCGGCTGGTGTTTGAGCATCTCAGGCTTGGCCCCGGCGACGAGGTGATTGTGCCGGCTTACGGTTCCCGGCGTGTGGTGGAGGCGGTTCAGGCGGCGGGCGCGGCGGCGGTGCCCGCCGAGGTGAGCCTTGAAACGTTCCATGTGACCCCCGCCTCCGTGTCGGCGCGGCTATCCCCGCGCACCCGCGCCATTGTCGTGTCCCACCTCTTCGGCGCGCCCGCGCCGGTGGACGAGATTGTGGAACTGGCCGGGCAGCGCGGCATCCCGGTCATTGAGGACTGTGCGGAGGCCCTGGGTGCGCGCATTGGCGGGCGGCGCGCGGGGGCCGTCGGCTATGCGGGTGTCTTCGGGTTGGGGCTTTTTGACCCCGTCAACACCCACGGCGGGGCGCTGGTGGCCAGTCATGACACGGATTTGGTCCGGTTCATCCACGGACGGGTTGCGGAACTGCCCCACAATCACACCGTGCTGGCGGGCCGGATTGCGGCGGCGCGCCGGGAGCGGTTCCTGGTGGGGAGCGGCCTGGCCTGGCCGCTGCTCGCGCTGCGTGCCGGGCAGGTGGACGGGGAAGAGGACGGGGCCGGGGATTCGGCCGAGCCCGCCTCGTATGCCCCGGTGCAGGCGGCGCTGGGCATGACCAAGCTGGCGACCCTGCCGGAGCGGCTGGCACACCGGCGGCGCATGGCGGCCCTGCTGGATTCCCTGCTGGACCCGTCCGTCAGGCTTCAGCGGGTTCCGTCCGGCGCGGAGTCGGTCTGGAGCCGCTGTGTGGTCCTGCTGCCGCGCCGCGCGGAGACGGTGCGCCGCCGCATGCTGCCGCGCCGCGCCGTGGAAAGTGCGGCGGGGGATGCCGTGGCCGCGGACTGCGCCCGGCTGCTGGGCCGGGCGGACTGCCCCAATGCGGTGGACCTGCACCCGAACATTCTGGCCCTGCCATTCTTCGACGCCGTCACCCCCGGCCAGATAAGGCGCGCCGCCCGCGCGCTCAACGCCAGTCTGGCGGGTTGA
- a CDS encoding cation:proton antiporter, whose translation MSGSLLHNLAVVMAVAGVVSVLFHRIKQPVVLGYVLAGLIIGPHTTGLPLVTDEESIHTLSELGVVFLLFGLGLEFNLRKLARVGLPAGMTALLEIGLMTWMGYHVGLLFGWTLMDSLFLGAMMSISSSMFLVKALTERGQHKSPFAQMIFGIAIFEDILGVVMLGLLSGIALTQTVSVVAVAGTLGRLAVFLVTVLVLGLLAVPPLIRYIGRHNSAEMLLVGVLGICFGSSLLAVETGFSAALGAFLAGALVAEARENRRIIALVEPVRDLFTAIFFVAVGMMLKPDAIVEHAVPIILITAAVLTGRTFAITLGTLLAGSSPRSAVQVGMSMAQIGEFAFIIAALGLKLGVIDEFLYPVAVSVSVLTILFTPQMMRWSGRAGDLLERGMPKPLLAALMAYSQWLATLRDRTPAADMVRQVLRRSFIQICVNLLIGAGLFISAAGIAGRLDARAGWWDRMPAWTGGINTVFWFSVLLVVLPFWVAIVRKVRAVGMILAEMAVPVNIPRDQIMAFRSIVGNVVFTVGILLAFFWLLMLSALILPPWPMLVFLMGVAALVALLLRGSFIRLYARGQVMLREMFANPLETQTGVPPAPMPELMRAAQMETVTLPGGSAAVGLALREVNLRALSGASIIGIDRGGSSIVNPGPEERFEAGDTVLLMGDTAQLARAAALLTASGEEGPDEEE comes from the coding sequence ATGAGCGGGTCGTTGCTGCACAATCTGGCGGTGGTCATGGCGGTGGCGGGCGTGGTGTCCGTGCTGTTCCACCGGATCAAGCAGCCGGTGGTGCTGGGCTATGTGCTGGCGGGGCTGATTATCGGTCCGCACACGACGGGGCTGCCCCTGGTCACGGACGAGGAGTCCATCCACACCCTTTCCGAACTGGGCGTGGTCTTCCTGCTTTTCGGCCTCGGGCTGGAGTTCAACCTCCGGAAACTGGCGCGTGTGGGGCTTCCGGCGGGGATGACGGCGCTCCTTGAGATCGGCCTGATGACTTGGATGGGCTATCACGTCGGCCTCCTCTTTGGCTGGACCCTGATGGACAGCCTGTTTCTGGGCGCGATGATGTCCATCAGTTCGAGCATGTTCCTGGTGAAGGCCCTCACGGAACGGGGTCAGCACAAGTCCCCCTTTGCCCAGATGATTTTCGGCATCGCCATTTTCGAGGACATCCTGGGCGTGGTCATGCTGGGCCTGCTCTCGGGTATTGCCCTGACGCAGACGGTGAGCGTGGTGGCGGTGGCGGGCACCCTGGGGCGTCTGGCGGTGTTTCTGGTGACGGTGCTGGTGCTGGGGCTGCTGGCCGTGCCGCCGCTCATCCGGTACATCGGGCGGCACAACAGCGCCGAAATGCTGCTGGTGGGCGTGCTGGGCATCTGTTTCGGCTCCTCCCTGCTGGCGGTGGAGACGGGGTTCAGCGCGGCGCTGGGCGCCTTTCTGGCGGGGGCACTGGTGGCCGAGGCGCGCGAGAACCGCCGGATCATCGCCCTTGTCGAGCCGGTTCGGGACCTGTTCACGGCCATATTCTTCGTGGCCGTGGGGATGATGCTCAAGCCGGACGCCATTGTGGAGCATGCGGTCCCGATCATTCTGATAACAGCCGCCGTCCTCACGGGCCGGACCTTTGCCATCACCCTGGGGACGCTGCTGGCGGGGAGCAGCCCGCGCTCGGCGGTCCAGGTCGGCATGAGCATGGCGCAGATAGGGGAGTTCGCCTTCATCATCGCGGCGCTCGGCCTGAAACTGGGGGTGATAGACGAGTTTCTCTATCCCGTCGCGGTGAGCGTCTCCGTGTTGACCATCCTATTCACGCCGCAGATGATGCGCTGGTCGGGCCGGGCGGGTGACCTGCTGGAGCGGGGCATGCCCAAGCCGCTGCTGGCGGCGCTGATGGCCTATTCCCAGTGGCTGGCCACCCTAAGGGACCGCACGCCCGCCGCGGACATGGTGCGGCAGGTGCTGCGCCGCTCCTTCATCCAGATTTGCGTGAACCTGCTCATCGGCGCGGGGCTTTTCATCAGCGCGGCGGGCATTGCGGGCCGTCTGGACGCCCGCGCGGGCTGGTGGGACCGCATGCCGGCGTGGACGGGGGGCATCAACACGGTGTTCTGGTTCAGCGTCCTGCTGGTGGTGCTGCCGTTCTGGGTGGCCATCGTGCGGAAGGTGCGGGCGGTGGGGATGATACTGGCGGAGATGGCCGTGCCCGTGAACATTCCCCGGGACCAAATCATGGCCTTCCGGTCCATAGTCGGGAACGTCGTCTTCACGGTGGGCATCCTGCTGGCCTTCTTCTGGCTGCTGATGCTCAGCGCCCTGATACTGCCGCCCTGGCCCATGCTGGTGTTCCTGATGGGCGTGGCGGCCCTGGTGGCCCTGCTGCTCCGGGGGTCGTTTATCCGGCTTTACGCGCGGGGCCAGGTGATGTTGCGGGAGATGTTTGCGAACCCGCTCGAGACCCAGACCGGGGTTCCGCCCGCGCCCATGCCGGAACTGATGCGCGCCGCCCAGATGGAGACGGTGACTTTGCCCGGCGGCTCCGCCGCCGTGGGCCTTGCCCTGCGCGAGGTAAACCTGCGCGCCCTTTCCGGGGCGAGCATCATCGGGATTGACCGGGGCGGATCGAGCATCGTGAACCCCGGCCCGGAGGAGCGGTTCGAGGCGGGGGACACGGTGCTGCTGATGGGGGACACGGCCCAGCTTGCGCGCGCCGCCGCCCTGCTCACCGCGTCCGGGGAGGAGGGGCCCGATGAGGAGGAATAA
- a CDS encoding CAP domain-containing protein, protein MRDRLFARWTLPVNVLAAMALLMLAGCTPTIPPDTLDPVEADVELRTFNAINQLRADNGLPPLVRNGAVDAVARAHSADMLTRDFFDHENPEGDTVQDRLLAGGVTTMTSMGENIAFASGFPDPVEVTVQGWVDSPGHLANILHPDWTHSGMGVARNGSTFYFTQVFVVFPAPPKSAWHDSFRQTALEWMGLLHALVTGE, encoded by the coding sequence ATGCGGGACCGCCTCTTTGCCCGATGGACTTTACCGGTCAACGTGCTGGCCGCCATGGCCCTCCTCATGCTGGCGGGCTGCACCCCCACCATACCCCCGGACACGCTGGACCCCGTGGAGGCCGATGTGGAGCTGCGGACCTTCAACGCCATAAACCAGCTCCGCGCGGACAACGGGCTTCCGCCTTTGGTCCGCAACGGCGCGGTGGACGCGGTGGCCCGGGCGCACAGCGCCGACATGCTCACACGGGATTTTTTCGACCATGAGAACCCCGAGGGGGACACCGTGCAGGACCGGCTGCTGGCGGGGGGCGTCACCACCATGACCTCGATGGGCGAAAACATCGCCTTCGCCTCCGGCTTCCCGGACCCGGTGGAGGTCACGGTGCAGGGGTGGGTGGACAGTCCAGGGCATCTGGCCAACATACTGCACCCCGACTGGACGCATTCGGGGATGGGTGTGGCCCGAAACGGGTCCACCTTCTACTTCACGCAGGTCTTTGTCGTGTTCCCGGCCCCGCCAAAAAGCGCCTGGCACGACAGCTTCCGGCAGACCGCCCTGGAGTGGATGGGCCTGCTGCATGCCCTGGTGACGGGGGAGTAA
- a CDS encoding right-handed parallel beta-helix repeat-containing protein, with the protein MAGCSRREWLGVSGMGMLAGCVMPSVTGECMRYSRPRATSGDRRAEPDWEERLTVTVGGAEADIGGFTERAVQAGLDLVAGQGGGTVSLTPGTFVLRNAVRLRAGVRLRGAGSDTVLFKAPMAESALAEDSDWYDQEITLADPSGFQLGDGVCLIAKNPHTGGLEVAKRTLVARSGPRFKLDRALRENFWKDGNPTASSLYPLLTAEETANLVVEDLVIDGNRANNGNLDGNYAGGVWLQDCADVILRGIESRNHNSDGVSWQICHDVLVERCHSHHNAGLGMHPGSGSQRPVIRDCVLEHNSIGLFFCWGVKAGLAESNRIADNADYGVSIGHRDDENVVRDNDIQRSGKSGIVFRPERGEGFTARGNRFERNRLLDNGPEDGAAVDIQGVTAGNKIVRNELRETRGVAGRAGVRIGAEAGENLLAENTFEGFAVEVEDLRKR; encoded by the coding sequence ATGGCGGGATGTTCGCGGCGGGAATGGCTGGGGGTGTCGGGGATGGGGATGCTGGCGGGCTGCGTCATGCCGTCGGTGACGGGGGAGTGCATGCGGTACAGCCGACCCCGCGCCACATCGGGGGACCGGCGCGCGGAGCCGGACTGGGAAGAGCGGCTGACGGTCACGGTGGGGGGCGCGGAGGCGGACATCGGGGGCTTCACGGAGCGGGCCGTTCAGGCGGGGCTGGACCTGGTGGCGGGGCAGGGCGGGGGGACGGTCTCGCTGACGCCGGGGACTTTTGTCCTGCGCAATGCGGTGCGGCTGCGGGCGGGGGTGCGCCTGCGCGGGGCGGGTTCGGACACGGTGCTGTTCAAGGCGCCCATGGCGGAGTCCGCGCTGGCGGAGGATTCGGACTGGTATGACCAGGAAATCACCCTGGCCGACCCGTCCGGGTTTCAACTGGGGGACGGGGTTTGTCTCATCGCCAAAAACCCGCACACGGGCGGGCTGGAGGTGGCGAAGCGGACTCTGGTCGCGCGGAGCGGGCCGCGTTTCAAGCTGGACCGGGCGCTGCGCGAGAATTTTTGGAAGGACGGCAACCCGACGGCCTCGTCCCTGTATCCGCTGTTGACGGCGGAGGAGACGGCGAATCTGGTGGTGGAGGACCTGGTGATAGACGGGAACCGGGCGAACAACGGGAACCTGGACGGGAATTATGCGGGCGGCGTCTGGCTTCAGGACTGCGCGGATGTCATTCTCCGGGGAATCGAGTCGCGGAACCACAACAGCGACGGCGTGAGCTGGCAGATTTGCCATGACGTGCTGGTGGAGCGCTGCCACAGCCACCACAACGCGGGGCTGGGCATGCACCCCGGATCGGGATCGCAGCGGCCCGTCATCCGGGACTGTGTGCTGGAGCACAACAGCATCGGGCTGTTTTTCTGCTGGGGTGTGAAGGCGGGCCTTGCCGAGAGCAACCGCATCGCCGACAACGCGGACTATGGCGTGTCCATCGGCCACCGGGACGACGAGAACGTGGTGCGGGACAACGACATCCAGCGCAGCGGCAAGTCGGGGATTGTGTTCCGTCCCGAGCGGGGCGAGGGGTTCACGGCGCGGGGCAACCGTTTTGAGCGGAACCGCCTGCTGGACAACGGTCCGGAGGACGGCGCCGCCGTGGACATCCAGGGGGTCACGGCGGGGAACAAGATTGTCCGCAACGAACTGCGCGAAACCCGCGGGGTGGCGGGACGCGCGGGGGTGCGCATCGGTGCCGAGGCGGGGGAGAATTTGCTGGCGGAGAACACCTTCGAGGGGTTTGCAGTTGAGGTCGAGGATTTGCGGAAAAGGTGA
- a CDS encoding VWA domain-containing protein: MNTTKTRRNLSVHGLLMLAAALLGAVSAQGAQVGLDVAMGSDSVLANAKQTAYLRVAMTGHEFRDTSARVPVNVAIVLDKSGSMSGEKLAKAKDAAIMVIERLRPDDIVSVVAYDSVVTVLVPATKASDQAGIFAAIRSVWAGNNTALFAGVSKGAAEIRKFLERGRVNRIILLSDGLANEGPSSPGELAELGASLIKEGVSVTTIGLGLDYNEDLMAALARKSDGNHMFVEKPEDLASAFGREFGNVMSVVAGNVNVAVTCEPGVRPVRALGREVSVAGQNVHAVLNQLYGGQTKYILLEVELEPGTVGTRTPVATVELSYLDMATKTTESLRGAVAVTATDSQALVTAGENREVMEAIVYQISAERNELAMRLRDEGKIEEGKRVLKENLKYLESNGAIDTSWYRDNGSVLLEMDQGGAEWGKIRKNMIKGQYQIKQQSAP, encoded by the coding sequence ATGAACACAACGAAAACGCGAAGGAATCTCAGCGTCCATGGGCTGCTCATGCTCGCGGCGGCGCTCCTCGGCGCGGTGTCCGCGCAGGGTGCGCAGGTCGGGCTTGACGTGGCCATGGGCAGCGACAGCGTCCTGGCGAACGCGAAACAGACCGCGTATTTGCGCGTGGCCATGACGGGACACGAATTCAGGGACACCTCGGCGCGGGTTCCGGTCAATGTGGCCATCGTGCTGGACAAGTCCGGCTCCATGAGCGGCGAAAAACTCGCCAAGGCCAAGGACGCCGCCATCATGGTCATTGAACGGCTCCGGCCCGACGACATTGTCTCGGTGGTGGCCTATGACTCGGTGGTGACCGTGCTCGTGCCCGCCACGAAGGCCTCCGACCAGGCGGGCATATTCGCGGCCATCCGCAGTGTTTGGGCCGGAAACAACACGGCCCTTTTCGCCGGGGTAAGCAAGGGCGCCGCCGAGATACGCAAGTTTCTCGAGCGCGGGCGCGTCAACCGGATCATCCTGCTCTCCGACGGCCTGGCCAATGAGGGGCCAAGCTCGCCGGGTGAACTCGCCGAACTTGGCGCATCCCTGATAAAGGAGGGCGTCTCGGTCACGACCATCGGCCTTGGCCTCGACTACAACGAGGACCTGATGGCCGCCCTCGCCCGCAAGAGCGACGGGAACCACATGTTCGTGGAAAAGCCCGAGGACCTCGCGTCCGCCTTCGGGCGTGAATTTGGCAACGTGATGTCCGTCGTCGCGGGCAATGTCAATGTGGCCGTCACCTGTGAACCCGGTGTCCGTCCCGTGCGGGCGTTGGGCCGCGAGGTGAGCGTCGCCGGTCAGAACGTCCATGCGGTGCTCAACCAGCTTTATGGCGGCCAGACCAAGTACATCCTGCTCGAGGTGGAACTCGAACCCGGCACGGTGGGGACCCGCACTCCGGTGGCAACCGTTGAGCTTTCCTACCTGGACATGGCCACAAAAACAACCGAAAGCCTCCGGGGCGCCGTGGCGGTGACCGCCACGGATTCACAGGCCCTCGTCACGGCCGGCGAGAACCGGGAGGTCATGGAGGCGATTGTGTACCAGATTTCCGCCGAGCGCAATGAGCTGGCCATGCGCCTGCGGGATGAGGGAAAAATCGAGGAGGGGAAACGGGTTCTCAAAGAAAATTTGAAGTATCTCGAGAGTAACGGCGCCATAGACACGTCATGGTATCGCGACAACGGCTCTGTATTGCTGGAAATGGACCAAGGCGGTGCAGAATGGGGAAAGATTCGGAAAAACATGATCAAAGGCCAGTATCAAATCAAACAGCAAAGCGCGCCGTGA